The following DNA comes from Cetobacterium somerae ATCC BAA-474.
AAGCTGTTCCCATTGATGCACCAATATAATTTACTGCCTTATACCATGATAAATATGTTATTGCTCCTAATATAGCAATTCCTGGAAAATATAAAAGTTCCCTATTTGCTGCTAATTGTCCTACCACTTTATAACCATCTACCATTGGCATAATTATAGCTCCATAGACAACAAAAGATGTTAAATATCTAAGTGTTAAAAATTGCTGTGGAGTAGCTTTTATATGCTCTTCATCTTTTATTTTTTTCATTGCATATCCTATTATAACTCCCTCTGAAGCCCACCCTAAAACTGCTAATAAAGTAAAGGCCATACCTTTGTAGAACTCTGGGTACATATTTAAATCTACTTTTGAATATCCAAGCGCTGCAGATCCTACTAAACTTACTGTTATTCCAATAATAGCTCTTTTTGAAAGTTTTTCTTTAAGTATGAAATATGATAAAACTGCTCCCACTCCTGGATATATAACTGATAAACTTGATGCATACGCTGGGGCTGCATATTTAATTCCTATTACATATCCACTCATTCCAATAGGAGCTCCAACTAGTGCTGCTAAAAATGTTGCCTTCCCTTTTTTTGTTTTTAAAAGTTTAAAAGTATCCATAAGTTGTCTGTTAAATAGAGCAACTAAAACTAACCAAAAAAAACAAAACGCATCATGTAAAAATGCTGAAACTAACGTACTCGATGATGATGTTTTTAAAATTGTACTACTTCCTACAAGTCCCATTAAAACAGTGTCTAATCCCCATGCAAATCCAACTAATCCACCAAAAAATAAACCTTTTTTCAAATTGCCTTCCATAAAATCCTCCTCAAGTTTTTTCAATAATGCTAGTATATTAAAAAAATAACGTAACGTCAATATTTTTTTGACGTTACGTTAAAATTGATTTAAAATAAATTTAATATGATTAATTTATAATCTTTTTTGTAATTTTATGAAATCTTTATAAAAGCTTTTGTTATTAAAACAACTTTTCGCTCTCTTTTACAAAAGATTCTAAATTTATTTTCTACATAAACTCTATTTTCATATTCTAGCGCTCTCTCTTTTAAAAAACTCTCCATTTTTTTAAAGATTTCAAACTGTTTATTTAATCCATCTCTTGAATAAGCAACTAGATATTTTCCTTCTGGTAAAATAAAATCTCCATTTTTGTGAGGATAAAGTTCTAAAGTATACTCATCAGACTCTTTTGAAAGTATTTTTTCAAAATCTCCACCATAAGTTTTTTCATCCATTATGTCATAATTTTCTAAATTCCAAACACTTTCTACATCTGGATCATTATAAATTTTATTGCTCTCTTTAACAGTAAAATACTTTCTCAATGGCATATCTTCAATGTTTATAAATATATTTTCCAAGCCAAACTTTTCAATTATATCCATCTCTTCTTCTATTTTTTCATTTTGCCATTTTAAATAATTTATTGTTTTTTCATTCTCTTCAACTCTTGATTTTAAATATATATTTTTTTGATTACAGCATTTATTTCCCAAAAGTCCCTCTATTTCTTTTAAACTAAACCCTCTATTTTTAAGCTCATTTAGATATATCAGCTTATTTATCTCCTCTTTAGAGTAAAATCTATTTCCTCTTCCCTCTTGAGAAGCTTTTATTAAACCAATTTCTTCATAATATCTTAATGTTCTTGTTGTTAAATCCATACTTTTTACAATATCTCTTATTGAGATATACTCTTTCATCTTCTAAAACCCCTTCCTGACAAAAATATTTTATTCTCTTATTCTATTATATCAAAAAATAAAGTTTATAAAAAGATTCTATTCATCTATTACTCACTAATTCCCTGTAATTTTTTATATAAATCAACTGCAAATTGATCTGTCATCCCACTTATAAAATCTACACATAGTTTAAGAGTCGTATAGATTTCATCCCCTTTATTTTTACACTCTTTTAACTCTGACTCATAATTAATAATATAATTTTCAGAAATTAACACTCTTATATTTCTAGATGTTAAAGATGCTTCCTCTCCATTGTTTAACCAATCTATCATCCCTTCAATAAAAATATTCAATAACTTTCTTAAAACTTTAGCTGCTAAAATATCTGTAAAAACTCTTTCTTTTGATTGAAATATCTTGTTTTTAGCCAAATTCTTCAATCCATCTTTTATCTCTTTATATGCCCCATCATCTAGTAACTCTTTATTAAAATTACCATCTAAAATAAACTCTTCATTTTTTATAAAAGATTTTATAACCTCTTGAATCATTTTTCCTTGAATATATATTTTAATTTTTTGAACAACAATCTTTTCAAACAAACTACTATTTTCTATCTCTTTGTTTTTCTCTTCGTACTCTTTTATTTTCTCTAATAACTCCTGTACTTCTAAAGATTTTCTTCCTATTTTTTTCAACATATTCTTTAAATCTTGAAGTGTTATAAATTTCTTCTGAACTCCATCCTCTATATCAGCAACGCAATATGCTATGTCATCAGCTGCTTCTAACAAAAATGTTATTGGATGTCTTTTTCCTTTTATACCCATCTCTTCAAAAATTTTATCGTAATCACTTTTTTCACTATCAAAATATCCAAACTTTCTTTCAATAAGTTTTCCTTTGTCTTTTTTATTTCCTTCTACAGAGTTTGTTGGATATTTCATTATCGTAGCTAAAGTTGCATAAGTTAAATTATAGCTATCTTTATCTCCTAGATACTGTAGCTTTCTTAATATTCTAAATGTTTGAACGTTTCCATCAAAACATAATAAATCTTCTTTTTGTATATTCGTTAGTATGTTATCATAGCCACTTTTTTTTAAATACTCTTTAAAAAAATCCTGAATTATATATTCTCCTGAATGACCAAAAGGTGGATTTCCTAAATCATGAATCAATCCTGTAACTGATAGTAATGACGATATCTTTTGATCTCCTCTTTGTAAATATTTTTCTATAGATTTTCCAATAGATGAGGCTATATGAGAAACTTCAAGAGAGTGAGTCAATCTTGTTCGTACAAAATCCCCTCTTTTTAAAGGATACACTTGAGTTTTATCCTGTAATCTTCTAAAGGATGAACTAGAAATTATTCTAGAATAATCTTTATCAAATTCATTTCTTTCATCAAATTCATAAGCTTCATTTGAACTTTGTTTAAATCTTTTTTCACATAACAATTTATTCCATTTCATTCTCTTCCCCTCCAGTAAATTTCCTCATATTTAAAAAGCTGCCAAATGATATTTCAATCTAGCAGCTTTTTCTATAGCAACTTAATCTTTTAAAATTCTAAATTATTTCCCTACAGTTACACCAATTACTTCATCATAAAATAAAGCTAAAAAGTTTAACTTAGTTATATGCTCAGAGTTGGCAATAGATACATCTCTCAATGGTAGAAAACTATCATAAATAGAATTTTGTAAATCATTGTCATGAAGAACTAAGCTTAAAGGATTCACTTCTGATAAAGATTCATGATCTTTTTTATTAGAACCAAATGCTAAAAACTCCTCCTTTAGCTCCTCAAGAGTCATAATATCACCAGTTATTATTCCCCCTCCAGTAACAAAAGATAATCTTATTTTAGGAATTGTTACTCCTGTTGCTGTATTTTCCAATAACGACTTCTCTAAATTAAATTTACTTAATATATTAAGTTTTTTTATAAGTTCTTTTTTGTCCATAGATTTCAACCTCCAATGTAGTTGCTATAATAACTGTATTATATCCCTTTAATTTAGATTGTCAACCTCTATTCTTACTCTTTAAATGATTACTTTTTATTTTTTTAATATTTTATTTTTTTTAAAAGAAATCGTATTTTTTTTAGTATTTATAAGGTAAAAGTTCATTTAATTTTTAAGAAGGAGGAGTTTATTATTATGTCAAATCAACTTCAA
Coding sequences within:
- a CDS encoding MerR family transcriptional regulator, whose product is MKEYISIRDIVKSMDLTTRTLRYYEEIGLIKASQEGRGNRFYSKEEINKLIYLNELKNRGFSLKEIEGLLGNKCCNQKNIYLKSRVEENEKTINYLKWQNEKIEEEMDIIEKFGLENIFINIEDMPLRKYFTVKESNKIYNDPDVESVWNLENYDIMDEKTYGGDFEKILSKESDEYTLELYPHKNGDFILPEGKYLVAYSRDGLNKQFEIFKKMESFLKERALEYENRVYVENKFRIFCKRERKVVLITKAFIKIS
- the dgt gene encoding dGTP triphosphohydrolase, with amino-acid sequence MKWNKLLCEKRFKQSSNEAYEFDERNEFDKDYSRIISSSSFRRLQDKTQVYPLKRGDFVRTRLTHSLEVSHIASSIGKSIEKYLQRGDQKISSLLSVTGLIHDLGNPPFGHSGEYIIQDFFKEYLKKSGYDNILTNIQKEDLLCFDGNVQTFRILRKLQYLGDKDSYNLTYATLATIMKYPTNSVEGNKKDKGKLIERKFGYFDSEKSDYDKIFEEMGIKGKRHPITFLLEAADDIAYCVADIEDGVQKKFITLQDLKNMLKKIGRKSLEVQELLEKIKEYEEKNKEIENSSLFEKIVVQKIKIYIQGKMIQEVIKSFIKNEEFILDGNFNKELLDDGAYKEIKDGLKNLAKNKIFQSKERVFTDILAAKVLRKLLNIFIEGMIDWLNNGEEASLTSRNIRVLISENYIINYESELKECKNKGDEIYTTLKLCVDFISGMTDQFAVDLYKKLQGISE
- a CDS encoding DMT family transporter, producing MEGNLKKGLFFGGLVGFAWGLDTVLMGLVGSSTILKTSSSSTLVSAFLHDAFCFFWLVLVALFNRQLMDTFKLLKTKKGKATFLAALVGAPIGMSGYVIGIKYAAPAYASSLSVIYPGVGAVLSYFILKEKLSKRAIIGITVSLVGSAALGYSKVDLNMYPEFYKGMAFTLLAVLGWASEGVIIGYAMKKIKDEEHIKATPQQFLTLRYLTSFVVYGAIIMPMVDGYKVVGQLAANRELLYFPGIAILGAITYLSWYKAVNYIGASMGTALNSTAAFWAIAFSSLILGTEITPYLAICGLVIILGVFIFAVDFKEFFGKKNKVQKLKEV